Proteins co-encoded in one Phycisphaerae bacterium genomic window:
- a CDS encoding beta-L-arabinofuranosidase domain-containing protein — MKQIIKKIAFTLFVIASGTLAQAADDNSVLLPVFFKPLPLGEIKPSGWLKNQLRIQANGLSGHLDEFWPDIAQSGWIGGNAEGWERGPYWLDGVVPLAYLLDDSVLKTKVRRWIDYIIIHQQPDGWLGPIQAKDRQAYDPWPEFIILKAMSQYAQASGDPRVVPAMIRCCQKLNTLLDSKPLFDWSKPRWGDLVLSVYWLYDRNPQPWLLELAAKVHKQGLDWKEHFADFKYKEKMLPADINYSTHGVNNAMSLKAYPLWYRQSHDPTDRDEVYNAIATLDKYHGQATGIFTCDEHYAGLNPSQGTELCTVAEYMFSMETLLSLLGNPQFGDRLERIAFNNLPATFKPDMWAHQFDQQANQVICAAKSPAIYTVNFPDSGTFGLEPCYGCCTSNMHQAWPKFASHLWMKKGDNGLAAVAYAPSIVKTEVNGIPVEVELKTDYPFSDKLSFTVKTKNAVTFTLYLRIPQWTQKPRLTIENEKPVTPKPGIFYPIQRQWKGTTKLTLQLPMPVRTQRRYHNGVSIERGPIVYVLKIAENWKLLKGKLPHADWEVYPASAWNYAVAIDTNDTAKSLTFRERPAGNYPFSSKYAPLEASVKGKRLPQWIIETNAAGPLPQSPVDSNEPLENLTLVPYGCTHLRITEFPLLRN; from the coding sequence ATGAAACAGATTATAAAAAAAATTGCTTTTACATTATTTGTTATTGCATCAGGAACTTTAGCACAGGCAGCGGACGATAATTCGGTCTTGCTGCCTGTTTTTTTTAAGCCATTGCCGCTTGGTGAAATTAAGCCTTCCGGCTGGCTGAAAAATCAGCTTCGTATTCAGGCAAATGGACTTAGCGGCCATCTCGATGAATTCTGGCCTGATATCGCACAAAGCGGCTGGATTGGCGGAAACGCCGAAGGATGGGAACGCGGCCCTTATTGGCTCGATGGTGTTGTACCGCTTGCATATCTTCTTGATGATAGTGTCCTGAAAACAAAAGTGCGCCGATGGATTGATTATATCATAATTCATCAGCAACCTGACGGCTGGCTTGGTCCTATTCAGGCTAAAGACCGTCAGGCTTACGACCCCTGGCCTGAATTTATAATTTTAAAAGCTATGTCACAGTACGCCCAGGCGAGCGGAGACCCTCGCGTTGTGCCGGCAATGATACGATGCTGCCAAAAACTCAATACGCTGCTTGACAGCAAACCATTGTTCGACTGGTCAAAGCCAAGATGGGGCGATTTAGTCCTTTCGGTTTATTGGCTCTATGACAGAAACCCGCAGCCATGGCTTCTTGAACTGGCGGCGAAAGTGCATAAGCAGGGCCTTGACTGGAAAGAGCATTTCGCTGATTTTAAATACAAAGAAAAAATGCTGCCTGCGGACATAAATTATTCCACTCATGGCGTAAACAACGCGATGTCGCTCAAGGCTTATCCTCTCTGGTATCGACAGTCTCACGATCCTACAGACCGCGATGAAGTTTATAACGCAATCGCTACGCTGGACAAATATCACGGCCAAGCGACGGGCATCTTTACCTGCGACGAACATTATGCCGGACTAAATCCTTCACAGGGAACCGAACTTTGCACTGTAGCCGAATATATGTTTTCAATGGAGACTCTGTTAAGTTTGCTTGGCAATCCGCAATTTGGCGACAGGCTCGAACGAATAGCGTTTAATAATCTGCCTGCAACTTTCAAGCCTGATATGTGGGCTCATCAATTCGACCAGCAGGCCAATCAGGTCATCTGCGCTGCAAAAAGTCCTGCAATTTACACCGTAAACTTTCCTGATTCAGGCACTTTCGGCCTGGAGCCGTGTTATGGCTGCTGTACATCGAATATGCACCAGGCCTGGCCGAAATTTGCGTCTCATCTGTGGATGAAAAAAGGAGATAATGGTCTGGCGGCAGTGGCTTATGCGCCGAGTATCGTAAAAACTGAAGTAAATGGGATTCCGGTTGAAGTAGAATTAAAAACTGATTATCCATTCAGTGATAAGCTTTCATTTACCGTCAAAACGAAAAATGCTGTCACGTTCACACTTTATTTGCGAATACCACAATGGACGCAGAAACCTCGATTAACGATAGAAAATGAAAAACCCGTCACGCCCAAACCGGGAATTTTTTATCCTATCCAGAGACAATGGAAAGGAACGACGAAATTGACGCTTCAACTGCCGATGCCGGTAAGAACTCAGCGAAGATATCATAACGGCGTTTCGATTGAGCGTGGCCCGATTGTTTATGTTTTGAAAATCGCCGAGAACTGGAAACTGCTCAAGGGCAAACTTCCGCACGCAGACTGGGAAGTATATCCCGCGTCCGCCTGGAATTACGCGGTTGCGATAGATACCAATGATACTGCAAAGTCATTGACCTTCCGGGAAAGACCAGCCGGTAATTATCCATTTTCATCAAAATACGCTCCCCTTGAAGCATCTGTCAAAGGAAAACGATTGCCTCAATGGATAATTGAAACCAATGCAGCCGGTCCTTTGCCGCAAAGCCCTGTGGATTCCAACGAACCTCTCGAAAACTTAACGCTGGTTCCCTATGGCTGCACACATTTGCGAATTACCGAATTCCCATTGCTGAGAAATTAA
- a CDS encoding substrate-binding domain-containing protein codes for MKKLFLLIMFSAVLILAGCAKKTPQTTAPGQPGAAETKAKWIIGMSQCNLGEPYRVQQNADVKMAAEQHPEIEVVFKDAQNDTLRQQAQMEEFISAGVNLIIISPKEAAPLTPVVATAIDKGIPVIILDRKVVGDKYTCFVGADNTKIGKAAGKWIVEKLGGKGKVVELRGLMTTPPAQERHAGFREAIKGSNGIEIIFDVDMKWLEPNARKEMESALARFPQIDLVYAHNDAGAHGAYLAAQAAGREKDIIFVGIDALQQEGQAYVKQGLLSVSFEYPTGGKEAVEAAMEILNGKTVPKDITIKSRIFTKENIDAGGEWLSE; via the coding sequence ATGAAAAAACTTTTTTTGTTAATTATGTTTTCAGCGGTTTTGATTTTGGCGGGCTGTGCGAAAAAAACTCCGCAAACCACAGCTCCTGGCCAGCCTGGGGCGGCAGAAACGAAAGCCAAATGGATTATTGGAATGAGTCAGTGCAATCTGGGCGAGCCTTATCGCGTTCAGCAGAATGCCGATGTCAAAATGGCTGCCGAGCAGCATCCGGAAATTGAGGTTGTATTCAAAGATGCTCAGAATGATACTCTCAGGCAGCAGGCACAGATGGAGGAGTTTATAAGTGCCGGCGTTAATCTTATAATTATTTCGCCCAAAGAGGCTGCTCCGCTTACGCCCGTGGTCGCTACGGCCATTGATAAGGGCATTCCAGTTATTATTCTGGACAGAAAAGTCGTTGGTGACAAATATACCTGTTTCGTCGGCGCTGATAATACAAAAATAGGCAAAGCTGCAGGTAAGTGGATTGTTGAAAAACTCGGCGGAAAAGGCAAAGTAGTTGAATTAAGAGGCCTGATGACTACGCCGCCTGCACAGGAGAGGCACGCCGGTTTTCGTGAAGCCATAAAGGGCAGCAATGGTATAGAGATAATATTCGATGTCGATATGAAGTGGCTTGAGCCTAATGCACGCAAGGAAATGGAATCTGCTCTCGCGAGATTTCCGCAAATAGACCTTGTTTACGCGCATAATGACGCCGGTGCTCACGGTGCGTATCTTGCGGCTCAGGCGGCAGGCAGAGAGAAGGACATAATTTTTGTCGGTATCGATGCGCTTCAGCAGGAAGGCCAGGCTTACGTTAAACAGGGATTGCTGTCTGTGAGTTTTGAGTACCCAACGGGCGGTAAAGAAGCAGTAGAAGCTGCAATGGAAATTTTGAACGGCAAGACAGTTCCAAAAGATATTACAATTAAATCACGCATCTTTACGAAAGAAAATATCGACGCCGGCGGCGAATGGCTTAGCGAATAA
- a CDS encoding ABC transporter permease — MKKTANLSNSWLTSPVTRAMGALLIIFVIGLLFNADGAFFKWGTHRDMLRAVSVYGILACGMTMVIISGGIDLSVGSILALTAVCFSLFTIHKGINPFVAVIGCICIGTLCGVCSGAFIARFKIQPFIATLAMMVFARGVAKWVSGGQKISTAVQQADGSYKYVDVPAIFNSISSKIMGNNITVVTIIFLVCLLISWLLLVKLRYGRYIYAIGGNEEAARLSGVPVAMTKILAYGMSGLFCAVAGICQAAQELQGDPEAGVAYELSAIAMVVIGGTSLQGGKGSIWLTLIGVLTIGYLEKILSINAVGEDKRLMLTGAIIIAAVLLQKSKK; from the coding sequence GTGAAAAAGACGGCAAATTTGTCGAACTCATGGCTAACTTCTCCGGTTACCAGGGCGATGGGTGCTCTGTTAATTATTTTTGTTATCGGCCTTCTCTTTAATGCTGACGGTGCGTTTTTCAAATGGGGGACTCATCGCGATATGCTTCGAGCCGTATCAGTTTATGGCATTCTTGCCTGCGGCATGACAATGGTAATTATTTCAGGCGGCATCGACCTTTCAGTAGGAAGTATTCTTGCCCTGACAGCGGTTTGCTTTTCGCTGTTTACAATTCATAAAGGTATTAATCCTTTCGTTGCAGTAATCGGCTGCATTTGTATTGGCACACTTTGCGGTGTATGCTCCGGTGCGTTTATCGCGAGATTTAAAATTCAACCTTTTATCGCTACTTTGGCGATGATGGTGTTCGCCCGGGGAGTTGCAAAATGGGTTTCAGGCGGCCAAAAGATTTCCACCGCAGTTCAACAGGCCGACGGCTCATATAAATATGTCGATGTGCCTGCAATTTTCAATTCTATTAGCTCAAAAATTATGGGCAACAATATTACTGTTGTTACAATTATTTTTCTTGTATGTTTGCTTATTTCGTGGCTGCTGCTGGTTAAACTCAGATATGGCAGGTATATCTATGCGATTGGCGGCAATGAAGAAGCCGCAAGGCTATCGGGAGTTCCTGTCGCGATGACTAAGATTCTTGCTTATGGAATGAGCGGTCTTTTCTGCGCGGTAGCGGGAATATGCCAGGCCGCTCAGGAACTGCAGGGCGATCCTGAAGCAGGGGTTGCTTATGAATTGTCAGCTATCGCGATGGTTGTAATAGGCGGAACGAGCCTGCAGGGCGGAAAGGGAAGTATTTGGCTGACCCTTATAGGAGTTCTGACAATCGGATATCTCGAAAAGATTCTAAGTATTAACGCTGTAGGCGAAGATAAAAGATTAATGCTTACGGGTGCAATTATAATAGCGGCTGTTTTGCTGCAAAAAAGTAAGAAATAG
- a CDS encoding sugar ABC transporter ATP-binding protein has protein sequence MNSPNQHGKQLLSMTGIFKSFSGVQVLANAQFELNSGEVHILAGENGAGKSTLIKILAGVYTDYFGTIKVDSKPIKFSSIHEAAAVGITVIHQELSLVPTMTVAENIFLGREKSCWQWLAKKAMANKVRRLLEEMGLNIDVSRKVEDYPLSTQQMIEICKALAFDCRIIVMDEPTSALTDVEVEKLFSIIAKLKQNGCGIVYITHKMEEIYRIADRITVLRDGKYIGTAATSELNQAKLIQWMVGRELNQQFPRHQGRKGDIALNVKDFTVADPAGKPAPAVSNVSFSVSAGEILGIAGLQGSGNSELLNGLFGTYGKNAQGNIELNGKPYIPTMPSKAIEKGLSLLTNDRKTTGLVLGMNIVHNTTLAALKKFSPGLWLRPAKELETAQRHSRSLNLKAAGLSMQVDSLSGGNQQKVAIAKWIETEPKVFFLDEPTRGVDVGAKHEIYELMNKWTAQGIAIVLITSEMPELLAMSDRIIVMHRGRITAQFTASDASQEKILQAAMG, from the coding sequence ATGAATTCTCCTAATCAACATGGTAAACAGTTGCTTTCTATGACCGGTATCTTCAAGAGTTTTTCCGGCGTACAGGTGTTGGCCAATGCGCAGTTTGAATTAAACAGCGGCGAAGTTCATATCCTTGCCGGCGAAAACGGAGCAGGTAAAAGTACGCTGATAAAAATCCTTGCCGGCGTTTACACGGATTATTTCGGCACTATTAAGGTAGATTCGAAACCAATCAAATTTTCCTCGATTCACGAAGCGGCGGCTGTAGGAATTACCGTAATCCATCAGGAACTTTCTCTTGTCCCGACTATGACGGTTGCGGAAAACATCTTTCTCGGCCGTGAAAAAAGCTGCTGGCAATGGCTTGCAAAAAAAGCGATGGCTAATAAGGTTCGCCGGCTTCTTGAAGAAATGGGACTCAACATTGATGTATCGCGCAAAGTGGAAGATTACCCGCTCAGCACTCAGCAGATGATAGAGATATGCAAGGCTCTTGCGTTTGACTGCAGGATAATTGTAATGGATGAGCCGACAAGCGCGTTAACGGATGTCGAGGTTGAGAAACTGTTTTCGATAATCGCCAAGCTGAAACAAAACGGCTGCGGTATTGTATATATCACTCACAAGATGGAGGAGATATACAGGATAGCCGACCGCATTACGGTACTGAGAGACGGCAAATATATTGGAACTGCCGCCACTTCTGAATTAAACCAGGCAAAATTGATTCAGTGGATGGTTGGTCGTGAACTTAATCAGCAGTTTCCCAGGCATCAGGGCCGGAAAGGCGATATCGCATTAAACGTAAAGGATTTTACGGTAGCTGACCCTGCAGGCAAGCCTGCCCCTGCAGTTTCGAATGTTTCATTTTCCGTAAGCGCAGGCGAAATTCTCGGTATCGCAGGACTCCAGGGTTCAGGCAACAGCGAACTGCTTAACGGATTATTCGGTACTTACGGGAAAAATGCACAGGGAAATATCGAACTGAACGGCAAGCCTTATATTCCGACAATGCCGTCAAAAGCAATTGAAAAGGGATTGTCGCTTCTGACTAATGACCGCAAAACGACCGGCCTTGTGCTCGGTATGAATATAGTTCATAATACGACTCTGGCGGCGTTGAAGAAATTTTCTCCCGGCCTCTGGCTTAGGCCGGCGAAAGAATTAGAAACCGCTCAAAGACATAGCCGCTCGCTCAATCTAAAGGCTGCCGGTCTTTCAATGCAGGTTGATTCCCTGTCCGGCGGCAATCAGCAAAAAGTGGCAATTGCCAAATGGATTGAGACAGAGCCGAAGGTTTTCTTTCTGGATGAGCCTACCCGCGGCGTGGATGTCGGCGCAAAGCACGAGATATATGAATTGATGAATAAATGGACGGCGCAGGGCATTGCCATAGTTTTAATTACTTCTGAAATGCCTGAATTGCTGGCGATGAGTGACAGGATAATAGTAATGCATCGCGGCAGAATAACGGCCCAGTTTACTGCGTCCGATGCAAGCCAGGAGAAGATTCTCCAGGCTGCGATGGGCTGA
- a CDS encoding metallophosphoesterase, producing MNINKVMFFIVISLFSLISVAADIPAVSVKNISDNTIQGAYDNPANFHFVVMGDRTGKEQKGVFGQVINKINLIRPAFVVSVGDAIDGYTDDPNLVNRQWDEFDSLVANLKVPFFAVPGNHDMVNDMMVQIYQKRRHKTYFHALYKKVLFLFINTDDPSAAIDLQVRIELDKEKKKLKEIALQQGVTPQTIMLYKQFEQKERDASGSKISDAQFGYFKKVLADNNSVRWTFVVMHKPVWKQSTPPANWLELEKILGSRPYTVFAGHEHVNSYTLRNNRDYIVMGTSGAGGLPDTLPGVYHHILWVTMDSNSPLIANLLADGILEKTDIRSFSKDSIKAGSN from the coding sequence ATGAATATTAACAAAGTTATGTTTTTTATCGTTATTTCCTTATTTTCACTTATTTCTGTCGCGGCGGATATTCCCGCTGTTTCTGTCAAAAATATCTCCGATAACACAATACAGGGTGCGTATGACAATCCTGCCAATTTTCACTTTGTCGTGATGGGCGACCGTACCGGAAAAGAACAAAAAGGTGTTTTCGGACAAGTTATAAACAAGATAAATCTGATACGGCCGGCCTTTGTTGTCAGTGTCGGCGACGCCATTGATGGTTACACTGACGACCCTAATCTTGTCAATCGCCAGTGGGACGAGTTTGATTCTCTTGTCGCAAATCTAAAGGTGCCTTTTTTCGCTGTCCCCGGGAATCACGATATGGTAAACGATATGATGGTTCAGATTTACCAGAAACGCCGCCATAAAACTTATTTTCACGCGCTTTACAAAAAGGTCTTATTCCTGTTCATCAATACTGATGACCCTTCCGCAGCCATAGACCTTCAAGTCAGGATTGAGCTGGACAAAGAAAAGAAAAAATTAAAAGAAATAGCCCTTCAGCAGGGTGTTACGCCGCAAACTATAATGTTATACAAACAGTTTGAGCAGAAAGAGCGCGACGCGAGCGGCTCGAAAATATCCGATGCGCAATTCGGTTATTTCAAAAAGGTCCTCGCCGATAACAACAGTGTCCGCTGGACGTTTGTCGTAATGCACAAACCTGTTTGGAAACAGTCCACTCCGCCCGCCAACTGGCTCGAACTCGAAAAAATTCTTGGCTCCCGGCCTTACACTGTTTTTGCCGGCCATGAACACGTCAATTCTTATACCCTCAGAAACAATCGTGATTATATTGTAATGGGTACTTCCGGAGCCGGCGGACTTCCCGATACTTTGCCCGGCGTATATCATCATATCCTTTGGGTAACGATGGATAGTAACAGCCCACTCATCGCCAATCTCCTTGCTGATGGCATTTTGGAAAAGACCGATATAAGATCGTTCAGCAAAGACAGCATCAAAGCCGGCAGTAATTAG